Genomic segment of Pseudobacteroides sp.:
TTGCAGAAGCAAGATGTGATCCTATAACATAATAGGTACCATTAGTTTTTATTACCGAAGGATCATGCACCGACACATCCTTAAATACGGGTATGGATTGTGCAGTGGGCGTAGGTGTTGAAACGTTTACTACCATATTAAATTTCAAGGCAACCAGTATGACATCGCTCATGTTTATGGCTCCATCATTATTGAGGTCACATTTTTTATTATAATTGGTCCCTGATACGATAGCATTAAAATGTGATGCTATTAATATAATATCCGCCATGTTAACAACTTTGTCCCCATTGATATCTTCCGGAACAGGGTTTACAGCTGAAACCACAGGCGTAGCAGTTGTTACCGCTTTTGTCGGTGTAAGTGTCGACGTTTTTGTAGGTGTGGGTGTAGGTGTTACAGCCTCTGTGGGCGTACACGTTGGAGTTTTTGTTGGTGTAGGTGTAGACGTTGGAGTTGAAGCTTTTGTTGGTGTAATTACTCTTGTGGGACTTGGAGTATTTGAAGCACCTCCTGCCCCCCTCACAAGAGCTTTTGCTATTTCAGGATAATGCCATGAAAGGGCAGTCCTGTTTAGCAAACCATATGAATCTGATTTTTTGGCTTCGGAATACCCGTTATCCCACCAAACAGGCGTAATCCCTCTTGCCCTTGTTTCTTTGACAAAAAACTCAGCATGTGCTATTCTGGCAGCCTCGTTGCTTTTGTTTATTGTACCGAATTCACCAATTACTACAGCTCTTCCGTTTTTAACAAATCTGTTATACAGTACATCGAATTCGCCTGCAAGAGAAGACTTATCGCTTGCAGTCCCCCAGCTTGCAGTTCCGTTTACATCCATGGCAAAATAGTATGGCGAATAGTTATGTATTGATATAATAATTCTATTGTCATTATTGGGAATAACCAGGTCGTTCAGTGCTGCATCTATTGCCGATGCCGCATGAGCCGGTATCATGATATGCCTGGATGCATTATTGCCTCCTGTACCCCTTATAGTATTGACGGCTGCCAAATTAAAGCTGTTTATCACTTGTCGGTTCTCAGCTGTTCCGCCCGACCATTCGTTTGGTGAACCCTCTACCCTTGGTTCATTCATAGTTTCAAATATCAAATAATCACTATAGTTTTTAAAGCGGTTTGCTACCTGCTCCCATATTTTTGTGAGCTGTGCTTTGCTTTGTGCTTCGTTGGCATATGTGGGTTTAAGCCATGAATTCTCATGATGGAAGTTAACTATGGCATACATATTGTTGTCCAAGGCATAATTTACCACCTCTTCTACCCTGTTTAGCCATGCTTGATCAATTGTGTAGCTTGGAGCAGGGCCAACATGTCCTCCCCAGGTAACGGGAAATCTTACAGTATTAAATCCCATTTCCTTTACCTTATCAATCATTTCCTTTGTGGTCTTAGGATTACCCCAGCTTGTTTCCCCGCCGGTAGCATCAAGGGTATTGCCCAAATTCCATCCAAGCCTCATATCCTTTACAAGCTCCAGTGACGAAATGTTCCTCATTCCTGTAAATGCAGTTGACGCATCCGCGGGAATACTTCCTAGAATCGCAACAAAAAGAAATACCATAGTTAGTAGAATTGCTTGTCCCCTAAGAAAAAATTTTTTAATCACAACACCAACTCCTATACAAAGTTTTATAGTAGCAGAATCTATTTATATAGTACGTATTAAAAGATTTTTTAGTGGGGCACAATCAGTTATAATCAGCTGAAGTTTTTCCAAAATGCTTGGCTATGATAACAATATCCGACATGTTAATGCTGTTATCCTGATTCAAATCACGGGATAAAATGTATTTAGGATCTGAACTTGTGGCGTTAAAGCACTTGCCTATCTCAATAACATCCTTCATGTTAATCGCACCGTCTGAAATCCCATCTACAGGTATATCACCAGCCCACATGTAAATTGGAGCATTCACGGCGGAAACCTGAGTATCCTTTGTGACAGTCAAGCTGCCAATTTCCCTGGACAAATATCCTGCCTTGGATACCTTTAATGAATAGCTCGAACCTGCCGACACGCCACTTATCTCAAAGTAGCCTGTGTTATCTGTTTGTGCAGAAAGCTGTGTTCCCACAATTTGAATATTAAATCCGGATTTTGATACTGTACTGGTCAAATCATGAGCTATAAAACCCGATACCTTATAACCGTTTGCAGGAGTTGGCTTTGTAGTTGGGGTTGAGGACGGAGGATTGGATACTATAGCTCCTCCGTAGTATTTGGTAACCGCTGCCATTGCACCTACAAATCCTGCATTATAGTCTATTGCAACCTCAGTGTACTGGAACTGGTTGACATCATCGATGTATTTGTCGGTAGCATCAGGACCTCCAACTAAGGCACCTGTCAGCAAATGCTTCGCCGGTTTTGAGTTTTCACCTCCTGCATATGTATAGCCGTTGGCAGCTCTGTGATGAGGATGAGTAGGGTATTTAGAGCCAAAACCGATAACATATGACATGTTTGCCGGATTGTCGCCAAGTATATAGTCGATTTGGGACTTAGCCAATGTTTTAAGGGATTCATCCTTTGACTGTTTATAATACAGCATAGCCAAAAGTGATGCTGCCGAAGCATATCTTAAAGCTCCCCAGTTGTCAAGGTATTTCATTCCTCCAGGGGATGTTTTGATGCCAGTCTTCCAGTAGTTCAAGTTGTATTCAACTGCATTTTTATAAGTTTCATTCCCGGTAAGCTCGGATAATTTTGTAAAAACAGCGAGGTACATATCATCCCAGCATATTGTCCACTTATGTTGGAGAGGGTCTTCCTGCTTTCTGTTTCTGTTTTTGATAAAATTTTGAGAATCCTGAAGGTATTTTTCATCCTTCGTTATCTGGTAAAGCCAAGCTGCAGCAAATGCCAGGTCATCATAATAGCTGTTGGACATATAAAATGACTGTCCGCTCCCATATCCAGGGTTGGATGTTCCCATTACATAAAGTTCCTTTGCTGCCTTGAGACATTTGTCTGCATATACAGAGTCAGTGCCCTTATAGTTGAGATACATTATAGTAAGTGCCGCAGATGTCATTCCAAGAACATCAGATGCGGTATGGCTTGCATCCGCAACATAATATGTAGGCCTGTTATATGTCTGTTTCTCAGGAGCATCCCAGTATTTATGGTCCTCCTCCCCTTCTCCCAACTGATAGTAAAATGTAATGGCATCAGGATGGCTTTTTAAGAAATAGTCGGTAAAATATTTAAGTGTTGAAAGCATTTTCTGGGTATTTCCGGTTGAGTCAAATACATCTCTGTATTCAAAAAGAGACCACCCCAGTATTGCAGCTGCATACCCCTGAGGCAATCCAAATTTGACATGATCACCGGCGTCATGGAATCCCCCGGTAAGATCCACGCCTACATCCTTACCGTCTTCAATATGGCAGGCACCTCTCCATCCGCTGAAATGATTGTCACCCGCCACATCCTTACCGCATTTGTTAGCATCAAAAAACAAAATGGAATCCTTAAATGCCGCAGCATAATCAAAGCCTCCGGCTGCTGAAAAAGACACAGACGGAACAATAAAACCCGTTAGTACCGATACAATAAGTAAACAACTCAAAATCTTTCTCATGAATTATAATCCCCCTTTTAACAAAATCTCTTGCGATTTTGCAGCATTGATTGTTGTCGTGAGAAATTCTGGTGTGGAATACACCAGAATTTCATAGACAAAACAAAAAATTATTTACCCACAAAAATTGTTTTTTCATATCACCACCTATTAAATTTTAATTTTTGATGTATGTTTTAAGAATATATCATAGAAGCATTGCTCAGATAATTGTAATATATATTATACAGTAGTTTTAAATCATTCCTTAATTTAGATTATATCACACAAATTCAGCCTTTTAAAATCAAAGTGGGAATAAAATTGAATATTCCCCTTCATAAATGATGATATATATTATGAATATTTTCTGAATTAACATAATAGATTATTAAATAATCTGTTTCATTTGTTTTTATCAGCTATATTTTGTGAGGAATAATTATGATAAAAAGAATCACAACAGCATCATTTATATGCGTAGTTATGGGTATAGCATCAATATTTATAGCTTCCTATTTTGAACGTGTGATAGGTACAGGTGGCCAAAATCATGCGGACTTTTTGTTGAGTTCCATGTTAAACAGCTTCAGAGGAATAGGATTTGCACTTATTACAACAACTCTCATTAATGTATTTAAGCTGAAGTTTGAATCTACAGAAAATTTAGTGAAGTATGGATACCTTGATCGCCTGACCCGAGAAGAAATACTGGAAATAAAAGAAAAGCTTGATAGAAAGCTTTATTTTAGAGATAACCAGCACGAAAAAGACAATGTATTCAATTTTTTTGTCAAGGGAGTTTCTTCTTTACTCAATGAATGCTATTACAAAAAATATGAAGCACGCATAGAGTGCCTAATAAATGGCAATCATATTAAAAAAATAATACATAAGAGAATGGTA
This window contains:
- a CDS encoding glycoside hydrolase family 9 protein, coding for MRKILSCLLIVSVLTGFIVPSVSFSAAGGFDYAAAFKDSILFFDANKCGKDVAGDNHFSGWRGACHIEDGKDVGVDLTGGFHDAGDHVKFGLPQGYAAAILGWSLFEYRDVFDSTGNTQKMLSTLKYFTDYFLKSHPDAITFYYQLGEGEEDHKYWDAPEKQTYNRPTYYVADASHTASDVLGMTSAALTIMYLNYKGTDSVYADKCLKAAKELYVMGTSNPGYGSGQSFYMSNSYYDDLAFAAAWLYQITKDEKYLQDSQNFIKNRNRKQEDPLQHKWTICWDDMYLAVFTKLSELTGNETYKNAVEYNLNYWKTGIKTSPGGMKYLDNWGALRYASAASLLAMLYYKQSKDESLKTLAKSQIDYILGDNPANMSYVIGFGSKYPTHPHHRAANGYTYAGGENSKPAKHLLTGALVGGPDATDKYIDDVNQFQYTEVAIDYNAGFVGAMAAVTKYYGGAIVSNPPSSTPTTKPTPANGYKVSGFIAHDLTSTVSKSGFNIQIVGTQLSAQTDNTGYFEISGVSAGSSYSLKVSKAGYLSREIGSLTVTKDTQVSAVNAPIYMWAGDIPVDGISDGAINMKDVIEIGKCFNATSSDPKYILSRDLNQDNSINMSDIVIIAKHFGKTSADYN
- a CDS encoding cellulase family glycosylhydrolase — encoded protein: MIKKFFLRGQAILLTMVFLFVAILGSIPADASTAFTGMRNISSLELVKDMRLGWNLGNTLDATGGETSWGNPKTTKEMIDKVKEMGFNTVRFPVTWGGHVGPAPSYTIDQAWLNRVEEVVNYALDNNMYAIVNFHHENSWLKPTYANEAQSKAQLTKIWEQVANRFKNYSDYLIFETMNEPRVEGSPNEWSGGTAENRQVINSFNLAAVNTIRGTGGNNASRHIMIPAHAASAIDAALNDLVIPNNDNRIIISIHNYSPYYFAMDVNGTASWGTASDKSSLAGEFDVLYNRFVKNGRAVVIGEFGTINKSNEAARIAHAEFFVKETRARGITPVWWDNGYSEAKKSDSYGLLNRTALSWHYPEIAKALVRGAGGASNTPSPTRVITPTKASTPTSTPTPTKTPTCTPTEAVTPTPTPTKTSTLTPTKAVTTATPVVSAVNPVPEDINGDKVVNMADIILIASHFNAIVSGTNYNKKCDLNNDGAINMSDVILVALKFNMVVNVSTPTPTAQSIPVFKDVSVHDPSVIKTNGTYYVIGSHLASARTDDLMQWQQVSSSVSNTNPLIPNVYAELKESFDWAQTDTMWAGDIIQLKDGKYYMYYCLCKGDSPRSTLGLAVSDSITGPYKNQGILLKSGMWGERSEDGTVYDATKHPNTVDPDVFFDKNGNLWMVYGSYSGGIYILKMDPATGKPIAGQGYGKKLLGANHSRIEGPSMLYSPETDYYYLFLSFGGLDAAGGYNIRVARSKNPDGPFVDAAGNNMTDCRGPAGTTFDDKAIEPYGVKLMGNFRFAESGTGYVSPGHNSVYYDAAANKYYLIFHTRFPGQGEMHQVRVHQMFINEDGWPVSAPHRYGGETIGRYSLDEISGDYAYVNHGKDISASVKNSVKISLNKDGTVTGSANGKWQLNGYNGIGLSIGGVDYTGVLVEQWDTGLKKFVMTFSVLTRNGNAAAWGSSIN